A single window of Streptomyces cathayae DNA harbors:
- a CDS encoding FAD binding domain-containing protein: MLLRLPTSLSEARNCMAEGAVPVGGATLVWALWQRDGFPEQAMSLRSLPEANVLEREALGAAVLLHRIDDRVPEVLRGAAATVGTGAVRRTATVGGNIVGSTLRCLLPAALVLDARATVLDRDGTYETDLAEVVAKRHLLLSLRWRDPVASGYHKAPGEVGGPPPLVVATAVHTEGDGRRRVRVAVRDGYEVTGGSTECAAGPDEVLDALERTDLGSLPPAPRDVVRREVSEILVRATDG, translated from the coding sequence GTGCTGTTGCGTCTGCCCACATCCCTGTCCGAAGCACGGAACTGCATGGCTGAGGGAGCGGTGCCCGTCGGCGGAGCCACCCTCGTGTGGGCACTCTGGCAGCGGGACGGCTTCCCCGAGCAGGCGATGTCCCTGCGCAGCCTCCCGGAGGCCAACGTGCTCGAGCGTGAGGCCCTGGGCGCGGCCGTTCTGCTGCACCGGATCGACGACCGGGTGCCGGAGGTCCTGCGCGGCGCGGCCGCCACCGTGGGCACCGGCGCCGTGCGCCGGACGGCCACGGTCGGCGGCAACATCGTGGGCAGCACCCTGCGCTGCCTGCTGCCGGCGGCGCTCGTCCTGGACGCGCGCGCCACCGTGCTGGACCGGGACGGAACCTACGAGACCGATCTGGCCGAGGTGGTGGCCAAGCGCCACCTGCTGCTCAGCCTGCGCTGGCGCGACCCCGTGGCGAGCGGGTACCACAAGGCGCCCGGCGAGGTGGGCGGACCGCCGCCGCTGGTCGTCGCCACCGCCGTGCACACCGAGGGTGACGGACGGCGCCGTGTCCGCGTCGCCGTCCGTGACGGCTACGAGGTGACCGGCGGGAGCACGGAGTGCGCGGCCGGCCCGGACGAGGTGCTGGACGCCCTGGAGCGCACGGATCTCGGTTCGCTCCCCCCGGCGCCCCGCGACGTGGTGCGCCGGGAGGTGTCCGAAATCCTCGTCCGGGCCACCGACGGCTGA
- a CDS encoding glutamate--cysteine ligase, giving the protein MGRDVPALVFTREDRRRYRIKMQECLDTFAQMLREERFESERPQVGLEIELNLVDDRAEPVMRNIDVLDVIADPAWSTELGRFNLEINVPPRQLTAGGPDSWESEIRAALNHAERRAKSVGTHLIMTGILPTLRQEDVGESALSENPRYRLLNDQIFAARGEDLRIEVDGVDRLRTYADTITPEAACTSTQFHLQVYPEQFADYWNAAQSIAGVQTALAANSPFLFGKELWHETRIPLFEQATDTRPQEIKVQGVRPRVWFGERWINSVFDLFEENLRYFPALLPLCDEQDPAETLDRGDTPELGELTLHNGTIYRWNRPVYAIAHDKPHVRVENRVLPAGPTVADTLANGAFYYGLTRALVEEERPVWSRMSFSAAEENLHTAARHGIEARLYWPGMGEVPVPELVLRRLLPLAHRGLELSGMDEVWREPLLGIIEQRCVTGRNGAVWQKEMFHHIDASARCGRHEALRRMTQLYIDYMHLNAPVHTWPVD; this is encoded by the coding sequence ATGGGACGCGACGTCCCGGCGTTGGTGTTCACCCGTGAGGACCGCCGCCGGTACCGGATCAAGATGCAGGAGTGCCTCGACACGTTCGCGCAGATGCTGCGCGAGGAACGATTCGAGTCCGAGCGGCCCCAGGTGGGGCTGGAGATCGAGCTGAACCTGGTCGACGACCGGGCGGAGCCGGTGATGCGCAACATCGACGTGCTCGACGTGATCGCGGACCCCGCCTGGTCCACGGAACTGGGCCGGTTCAACCTGGAGATCAACGTGCCGCCCCGCCAGCTGACGGCGGGTGGCCCGGACTCCTGGGAGTCCGAGATCCGCGCCGCGCTGAATCACGCGGAGCGACGCGCGAAGTCGGTCGGCACCCATCTGATCATGACCGGCATTCTGCCGACCCTGCGGCAGGAGGACGTGGGGGAGTCGGCGCTGTCGGAGAACCCGCGCTACCGGCTGCTCAACGACCAGATCTTCGCGGCCCGGGGCGAGGACCTGCGCATCGAGGTGGACGGCGTCGACCGGCTGCGGACCTACGCGGACACGATCACCCCCGAGGCCGCGTGCACCAGCACCCAGTTCCACCTCCAGGTGTATCCGGAGCAGTTCGCCGACTACTGGAACGCGGCGCAGTCGATCGCGGGGGTCCAGACCGCCCTGGCGGCCAACTCACCCTTCCTCTTCGGCAAGGAGCTGTGGCACGAGACCCGCATTCCGCTGTTCGAGCAGGCCACCGACACCCGCCCGCAGGAGATCAAGGTGCAGGGGGTGCGCCCCCGGGTCTGGTTCGGGGAGCGGTGGATCAACAGCGTCTTCGACCTCTTCGAGGAGAACCTGCGGTACTTCCCGGCGCTGCTCCCCCTGTGCGACGAGCAGGACCCCGCCGAGACGCTGGACCGCGGCGACACCCCCGAACTGGGCGAGCTGACCCTGCACAACGGCACCATCTACCGCTGGAACCGCCCGGTCTACGCCATCGCGCACGACAAGCCGCATGTCCGGGTGGAGAACCGGGTGCTGCCGGCCGGCCCCACCGTGGCCGACACGCTGGCCAACGGCGCCTTCTACTACGGGCTCACCCGTGCCCTGGTGGAGGAGGAACGGCCCGTGTGGTCACGGATGTCGTTCTCGGCCGCCGAGGAGAACCTGCACACGGCGGCACGGCACGGCATCGAGGCCCGGCTGTACTGGCCCGGGATGGGCGAGGTGCCGGTGCCCGAACTCGTGCTGCGGCGGCTGCTGCCGCTGGCACACCGCGGGCTGGAGCTCTCCGGCATGGACGAGGTCTGGCGGGAGCCGCTGCTCGGCATCATCGAGCAGCGGTGCGTCACCGGGCGCAACGGGGCGGTGTGGCAGAAGGAGATGTTCCACCACATCGACGCCTCGGCCCGCTGCGGCCGCCATGAGGCCCTGCGCCGGATGACGCAGCTGTACATCGACTACATGCATCTCAACGCCCCGGTGCACACCTGGCCCGTCGACTGA
- a CDS encoding metallophosphoesterase family protein: MMHRTVVLALMSVLTAALSAGAALAGTAPPGGGPKPPPPPGAGPSSEAWAWTQLTSRGTQIRYVTTDTTLTCPTVRYTVGTTRGSFPMHRVSTPGSSQFPTTVCELGVPLGAFDAVLQQSTVQAAVVHPANRRLPLPNWTDTTRPGTIGVIGDTGCRVTTAGPDQDCANHQTGWPFPRIADSAATVTRPDLVIHVGDYLYREDPSQANDTAANPGCTTQADRFSWPCVVADFLRPAETLLATAPVALTRGNHEDCNPAQQGGAGGAWFRYLADDLRADGSCSPYTAPVEIRAGTLNLLSVDSSFADPADNGSTTQRALYTAQFDTVNQAARQHPTHDYFVFTHKPLWMVRLAGPPARSVTRVLDEAVADTTLGRLEDNIRMVLSGHVHLYQMIDFDTARPPQVTVGFSGGTPLDQGPNDAGVVGQPVGTPPQPVHQSITQGGVFGYGLLRDNGATWDLTSHDPTGAVRGQTCTLSASTANKAFTCH; the protein is encoded by the coding sequence ATGATGCACCGGACGGTCGTCCTCGCCCTGATGAGCGTGCTGACCGCGGCGCTCTCGGCCGGGGCGGCCCTCGCAGGGACCGCACCCCCCGGCGGAGGGCCGAAACCACCCCCTCCACCAGGGGCCGGGCCCAGCAGCGAAGCGTGGGCATGGACCCAACTGACCAGTCGCGGCACCCAGATCCGCTACGTGACCACCGACACCACCCTCACCTGCCCCACCGTGCGCTACACCGTGGGCACGACCAGGGGTTCCTTCCCGATGCACCGGGTGAGCACCCCGGGGTCGTCGCAGTTCCCCACCACCGTGTGCGAGTTGGGCGTGCCGCTCGGAGCCTTTGACGCGGTGCTCCAGCAATCGACGGTCCAGGCGGCCGTGGTGCACCCCGCGAACCGCCGGCTCCCCCTGCCGAACTGGACCGACACCACACGCCCCGGCACCATCGGCGTCATCGGCGACACCGGCTGCCGGGTCACGACGGCGGGCCCCGACCAGGACTGCGCGAACCACCAGACCGGCTGGCCGTTCCCGCGGATCGCGGACAGCGCCGCCACGGTGACCCGGCCGGACCTCGTGATCCATGTCGGCGACTACCTCTACCGTGAGGACCCGAGCCAGGCGAACGACACGGCGGCCAATCCGGGCTGCACCACGCAGGCGGACAGATTCAGCTGGCCGTGCGTCGTCGCCGACTTCCTCAGACCGGCGGAGACACTGCTGGCCACGGCACCGGTCGCACTGACCCGAGGCAACCACGAGGACTGCAACCCCGCACAGCAGGGCGGCGCGGGCGGCGCGTGGTTCCGCTACCTCGCCGACGACCTCCGCGCCGACGGATCGTGCAGTCCCTACACCGCGCCCGTGGAGATCCGCGCGGGCACTTTGAACCTCCTCTCCGTGGACTCCTCGTTCGCCGACCCGGCCGACAACGGGAGCACGACGCAGCGGGCGCTCTACACCGCGCAGTTCGACACCGTGAACCAGGCCGCGCGGCAGCACCCCACCCACGATTACTTCGTGTTCACCCACAAACCGCTGTGGATGGTGAGACTGGCCGGCCCTCCGGCCCGATCGGTGACCCGTGTCCTCGACGAAGCCGTCGCCGACACGACCCTGGGCCGGCTGGAGGACAACATCCGCATGGTGCTGTCGGGTCACGTCCACCTCTACCAGATGATCGACTTCGACACCGCACGCCCGCCCCAGGTGACCGTGGGCTTCTCGGGCGGAACACCACTGGACCAGGGCCCGAACGACGCAGGCGTCGTCGGACAACCGGTCGGTACACCGCCGCAGCCCGTCCACCAGTCGATCACCCAGGGAGGGGTCTTCGGGTACGGGCTCCTGCGCGACAACGGCGCGACCTGGGACCTCACCTCTCACGACCCGACCGGTGCTGTCCGCGGTCAGACCTGCACCCTGAGCGCGAGCACCGCCAACAAGGCATTCACCTGCCACTGA
- a CDS encoding pyruvate carboxylase, with protein sequence MFRKVLVANRGEIAIRAFRAGYELGARTVAVFPHEDRNSLHRLKADEAYEIGQPGHPVRAYLSVEQIIGAARRAGADAVYPGYGFLSENPELALACEDAGITFVGPNAQILELTGNKARAVAAAREAGVPVLGSSAPSTDVDELVRAADGIGFPVFVKAVAGGGGRGMRRVEAPAQLREAIEAASREAESAFGDPTVFLEKAVVEPRHIEVQILADGEGNVIHLFERDCSVQRRHQKVIELAPAPNLDPELRDRICADAVRFARRIGYRNAGTVEFLVDRDGNHVFIEMNPRIQVEHTVTEEVTDVDLVQAQLRIAAGETLADLGLAQENITLRGAALQCRITTEDPANGFRPDTGRISAYRSPGGSGIRLDGGTTHAGTEISAHFDSMLVKLTCRGRDFTTAVNRARRAVAEFRIRGVATNIPFLQAVLDDPEFQAGQVTTSFIEQRPHLLTARHSADRGTKLLTYLADVTVNKPHGERPELIDPLTKLPRLPAGEPPAGSRQRLTELGPEGFARWLRASPTVGVTDTTFRDAHQSLLATRVRTKDLLAVAPVVARTLPELLSLECWGGATYDVALRFLAEDPWERLAALREAVPNICLQMLLRGRNTVGYTPYPTGVTDAFVQEAAATGIDVFRIFDALNDVSQMRPAIDAVRETGTAVAEVALCYTADLSDPSERLYTLDYYLRLAEQIVEAGAHVLAVKDMAGLLRAPAAATLVSALRREFDLPVHLHTHDTSGGQLATYLAAIQAGADAVDGAVASMAGTTSQPSLSAIVAATDHSERPTGLDLQAVGDLEPYWESVRKVYAPFEAGLASPTGRVYHHEIPGGQLSNLRTQAIALGLGDRFEDIEAMYAAADRMLGRLVKVTPSSKVVGDLALHLVGAGVSPRDFEQDPDRFDIPDSVIGFLRGELGTPPGGWPEPFRTKALRGRAEAKPVQDLSADDREGLAKDRRPTLNRLLFPGPTREFDTHRQSFGDTSVLDSKDFFYGLRPGKEYTVDLDPGVRLLIELQAVGDADERGMRTVMSTLNGQLRPIQVRDRAAASEVPVTEKADRTDPGHVAAPFAGVVTLAVAEGDEVDAGATVATIEAMKMEAAITAPKSGTVSRLAINRIQQVEGGDLLVELA encoded by the coding sequence ATGTTCCGCAAGGTGCTGGTAGCCAACCGTGGTGAGATCGCGATTCGGGCGTTTCGCGCGGGCTACGAGCTGGGCGCCCGAACCGTCGCGGTCTTTCCGCACGAGGACCGCAACTCGCTGCACCGGCTCAAGGCGGACGAGGCGTACGAGATCGGGCAGCCGGGGCATCCGGTACGGGCCTACCTCTCCGTGGAGCAGATCATCGGCGCGGCGCGCCGGGCGGGAGCCGACGCCGTCTACCCGGGGTACGGATTCCTGTCCGAGAACCCCGAGCTGGCCCTCGCCTGCGAGGACGCGGGCATCACGTTCGTCGGACCGAACGCACAGATCCTCGAACTGACCGGGAACAAGGCCCGCGCGGTGGCCGCGGCCCGTGAGGCGGGCGTGCCGGTGCTGGGGTCCTCGGCGCCCTCCACCGACGTGGACGAACTCGTCCGTGCCGCCGACGGCATCGGCTTCCCCGTGTTCGTCAAGGCGGTCGCCGGCGGCGGCGGGCGCGGAATGCGCCGCGTGGAGGCCCCCGCCCAGCTGCGGGAGGCCATCGAGGCCGCCTCCCGGGAGGCCGAGTCCGCGTTCGGCGACCCCACGGTCTTCCTGGAGAAGGCCGTGGTCGAGCCCCGCCACATCGAGGTGCAGATCCTCGCCGACGGCGAGGGCAACGTCATCCACCTGTTCGAGCGCGACTGCTCGGTGCAGCGCCGCCACCAGAAGGTGATCGAACTCGCGCCCGCGCCGAACCTCGACCCGGAACTGCGGGACCGGATCTGCGCCGACGCCGTGCGCTTCGCCCGCCGGATCGGCTACCGCAACGCCGGGACCGTGGAGTTCCTCGTCGACCGCGACGGGAACCACGTCTTCATCGAGATGAACCCGCGCATCCAGGTCGAACACACCGTGACCGAAGAGGTCACCGACGTCGACCTGGTGCAGGCGCAACTGCGCATCGCCGCCGGTGAGACGCTGGCCGACCTCGGTCTCGCCCAGGAGAACATCACCCTGCGGGGCGCCGCGCTGCAGTGCCGCATCACCACCGAGGACCCGGCCAACGGCTTCCGCCCCGACACCGGGCGGATCAGCGCCTACCGCTCACCCGGCGGCTCCGGCATCCGCCTGGACGGCGGCACCACCCACGCCGGTACGGAGATCAGCGCCCACTTCGACTCGATGCTGGTGAAACTGACCTGCCGGGGCCGGGACTTCACCACCGCGGTCAACCGGGCCCGGCGCGCCGTGGCCGAGTTCCGCATCCGCGGCGTCGCCACGAACATCCCCTTCCTGCAGGCCGTGCTGGACGATCCGGAGTTCCAGGCCGGACAGGTCACCACGTCGTTCATCGAGCAGCGTCCGCACCTGCTCACCGCACGCCACTCCGCCGACCGCGGCACGAAGCTGCTGACCTACCTCGCCGACGTCACGGTGAACAAGCCGCACGGCGAACGGCCCGAGCTGATCGACCCGCTGACCAAGCTGCCCCGGCTGCCCGCGGGTGAGCCGCCGGCCGGGTCCCGGCAGCGGCTCACCGAACTCGGCCCCGAGGGCTTCGCCCGCTGGCTGCGCGCCTCACCGACCGTCGGCGTCACCGACACCACCTTCCGCGACGCCCACCAGTCGCTGCTCGCCACCCGGGTCCGCACCAAGGACCTGCTCGCCGTCGCCCCGGTGGTGGCGCGCACCCTGCCCGAACTGCTCTCCCTGGAGTGCTGGGGCGGTGCCACCTACGACGTCGCCCTGCGCTTCCTCGCCGAGGACCCGTGGGAGCGCCTGGCCGCCCTGCGGGAAGCCGTACCGAACATCTGTCTGCAGATGCTGCTGCGCGGCCGCAACACCGTGGGCTACACGCCGTACCCGACCGGGGTGACCGACGCCTTCGTCCAGGAGGCGGCGGCCACCGGCATCGACGTCTTCCGCATCTTCGACGCGCTGAACGACGTCAGCCAGATGCGGCCCGCCATCGACGCCGTACGCGAGACCGGGACGGCCGTCGCGGAGGTCGCCCTGTGCTACACCGCCGACCTGTCCGACCCGTCCGAGCGGCTCTACACCCTGGACTACTACCTGCGCCTGGCCGAGCAGATCGTCGAGGCGGGCGCGCACGTCCTGGCCGTCAAGGACATGGCCGGCCTGCTCCGGGCACCCGCCGCGGCGACCCTGGTGTCGGCCCTGCGCCGGGAGTTCGACCTGCCGGTCCACCTGCACACCCACGACACCTCCGGCGGTCAGCTCGCCACCTACCTCGCCGCGATCCAGGCCGGAGCGGACGCGGTCGACGGGGCGGTGGCGTCCATGGCCGGCACCACCTCGCAGCCGTCCCTGTCGGCGATCGTCGCGGCGACCGACCACTCGGAGCGGCCCACCGGCCTCGACCTCCAGGCCGTCGGCGACCTCGAACCGTACTGGGAGAGCGTCCGCAAGGTCTACGCCCCCTTCGAGGCGGGCCTGGCCTCGCCCACCGGCCGGGTCTACCACCACGAGATCCCCGGCGGGCAGCTCTCCAACCTGCGCACCCAGGCCATCGCCCTGGGCCTGGGCGACCGCTTCGAGGACATCGAGGCGATGTACGCCGCCGCCGACCGGATGCTCGGCCGCCTGGTGAAGGTCACCCCCTCCTCGAAGGTGGTCGGTGACCTGGCACTGCACCTGGTGGGCGCCGGGGTCTCCCCGCGGGACTTCGAGCAGGATCCGGACCGGTTCGACATCCCCGACTCCGTCATCGGCTTTCTGCGCGGCGAGCTGGGCACCCCGCCCGGCGGCTGGCCGGAGCCCTTCCGGACCAAGGCGCTGCGGGGCCGCGCCGAGGCCAAGCCCGTCCAGGACCTGTCCGCCGACGACCGGGAGGGGCTGGCGAAGGACCGCCGGCCGACCCTCAACCGGCTCCTCTTCCCCGGCCCCACGAGGGAGTTCGACACGCACCGCCAGTCCTTCGGCGACACCAGCGTCCTGGACAGCAAGGACTTCTTCTACGGGCTGCGCCCCGGCAAGGAGTACACCGTCGACCTCGACCCCGGGGTGCGGCTGCTCATCGAACTCCAGGCCGTGGGCGACGCCGACGAGCGCGGCATGCGCACGGTGATGTCCACCCTGAACGGTCAGC